The Paenibacillus pabuli DNA segment TTTCTCCGGTTCGTGCGGCAATTGGCCACTTACCGGTTCGGCATGTGAAGTTGTCATGTTCTAACCCCCTTCTCATCCTGATCCTCCGGCTCGATATGCCAGCCATGATCGTCATAAAGTGACCGCAGTGCCATCGCTCCAAATGTAATCAGAAGGCCGATAATAACCACGATATAGTTATTGAATAGTCCGTTCATAAAGGCATTGCCGAAATCATCTTTGCTGAACATCAGGCCCAGTCCGGCAATGAAAATACCGACAGACATGACAAACGGCAGCGGCGTCGCAGATGGCATATGAATCGAACCTACCGGTTCAGCCGGTGTCATCTCCGTGTGTCCGGCCATCTTTTCCTTCCAATATGCATCGATTCCGCGAACAAGCGGAGTCTGCTTGAAGTTATATTCCGGTGGTGGAGACGGGATGGACCATTCCAACGTTCGGCCATCTTCCCACGGGTCATTTGGTGCATTCACCGGTTTTCTCGTTGTAATTACGATGTTCACGAGGAACATGATTACCCCGACACCCATCAGGAATGCTCCAACGGAGCTGACCAGGTTAAGCAGGTCAAAGTCCTGATTCGGCAAGTATGTAACGATCCGGCGCTGCATCCCCATAAGACCCAGAAAATGCTGTACGAAGAACGTTAATTGGAAACCGATCATGAATGTCCAGAATGTCCATTTCCCAAGTGTTTCGCTCAAAATGCGACCAAACATCTTTGGCCACCAGTAATGCAGGCCCGAGAACAATCCAAGAACCAAGCCACCAACGATTACGTAGTGGAAGTGGGCCACGACAAAGTACGTATCGTGGAACTGGAAATCAGCTGGTGCAGATGCGAGCATGACACCTGTGACACCACCCATGACGAAAGTTGGAACGAATCCTACGGCAAACAGGTTTGCAGCCGTAAAGCGGATCTGTCCACCCCACATCGTAAAGAGCCAGTTAAAGATCTTGATCCCTGTCGGTACAGCGATCAGCATGGTTGAGATGGAAAAGAGTGCGTTGGCCACATTACCCAGACCCGTTGTAAACATATGGTGTGCCCATACCATGAATCCCAGGAAGGCAATCAGGATCGTTGCAAACACCATGGAGCTGTAACCAAACAATCTCTTACGTGCAAACGTCGGAATAACTTCCGAGATAATTCCAAACGCTGGCAAGATGAGTATGTACACTTCCGGATGTCCGAAGATCCAGAAAATGTGCTGCCAGAGTACCGGGTTACCGCCATTTGCAACATCGAAGAAGTTGGCTCCCAGAATACGGTCAAATGTTAGCAGTACTAATCCTACCGTAATGGCAGGGAATGCAAAAAGGATAATGGCTGATGTGATAAACGTCGTCCATGTAAACATCGGCATCCGCATATAGGACATGCCTGGTGCACGCATCGTAATGATCGTGGCGAGAAAGTTAATGCCCCCGATGAGTGTTCCTAGACCGGCAATCTGTAGACCGATCGTGTAGAAATCCACACCATGGGTCCCGCTGTACTCACTACTGGAGAGCGGCGTGTATGACGTCCAGCCTGCATCAGGCGCCCCGCCCATAATCCAGCTCAGGTTGAGCAGCAGTCCGCCAAACAGGAACGTCCAGAAACCCAGTGCATTAACAAATGGAAAGGCGACGTCCCGGGCACCAATCTGCAAAGGGACAACAGCATTCATGATGGCAAATATGATTGGCATGACACCAAGGAAGATCATCGTTGTTCCGTGCATTGTAATCAATTCGTTGAAGACCTGTGCCGATACAAAATCATTCATCGGCTTCATCAGCTGAATCCGGATTAAAATCGCTTCAATCCCGCCAATTCCGAAGAAAAATCCACCTGCTATTAAATACAGAATCGCAATTTTTTTGTGATCGACGGTGGTGATCCAATCCATCAAGCCCCTGTACCGCTTGACGCTATGAGCATGAGCCAAGGTAGTGTACCCCCTTCTTCGTCCTTGCTGTTCTATTCATAGTCCAATTTGTAGTTGGCTAGATATTCGGCAATTCCGTCGATTTCTTCA contains these protein-coding regions:
- the ctaD gene encoding cytochrome c oxidase subunit I, with the translated sequence MDWITTVDHKKIAILYLIAGGFFFGIGGIEAILIRIQLMKPMNDFVSAQVFNELITMHGTTMIFLGVMPIIFAIMNAVVPLQIGARDVAFPFVNALGFWTFLFGGLLLNLSWIMGGAPDAGWTSYTPLSSSEYSGTHGVDFYTIGLQIAGLGTLIGGINFLATIITMRAPGMSYMRMPMFTWTTFITSAIILFAFPAITVGLVLLTFDRILGANFFDVANGGNPVLWQHIFWIFGHPEVYILILPAFGIISEVIPTFARKRLFGYSSMVFATILIAFLGFMVWAHHMFTTGLGNVANALFSISTMLIAVPTGIKIFNWLFTMWGGQIRFTAANLFAVGFVPTFVMGGVTGVMLASAPADFQFHDTYFVVAHFHYVIVGGLVLGLFSGLHYWWPKMFGRILSETLGKWTFWTFMIGFQLTFFVQHFLGLMGMQRRIVTYLPNQDFDLLNLVSSVGAFLMGVGVIMFLVNIVITTRKPVNAPNDPWEDGRTLEWSIPSPPPEYNFKQTPLVRGIDAYWKEKMAGHTEMTPAEPVGSIHMPSATPLPFVMSVGIFIAGLGLMFSKDDFGNAFMNGLFNNYIVVIIGLLITFGAMALRSLYDDHGWHIEPEDQDEKGVRT